One Purpureocillium takamizusanense chromosome 12, complete sequence DNA window includes the following coding sequences:
- the vps29 gene encoding Vacuolar protein sorting-associated protein 29 (EggNog:ENOG503NXQX~BUSCO:EOG092640ZF~COG:U), protein MAFLILVIGDMHIPDRALDIPPKFKKLLAPGKIGQTLCLGNLTDKHTYDYLRSVAPDLKIVKGRYDVEATSLPLTQVVTHGGIRIGFLEGFTLVSSEPDLLLAEANRLDVDVLCWGGTHRFDAFEYMDKFFVNPGSATGAFVNGWAAQDGEDPTPSFCLMDVRFAPGAAPRRTAAPLYIIPRPRWGRDGAEGDKGREPADAVPQVQGISLTLYVYQLRTDDKGNENVAVEKVTYTKPVEPTPGPSSS, encoded by the exons atggcgttcctcatcctcgtcattGGGGACATGCACATCCCGGACCGCGCGCTCGACATTCCCCCAaag TTTAAGAAGCTCCTCGCCCCCGGCAAGATTGGCCAGACGCTCTGCCTCGGCAACCTCACGGACAAGCACACGTACGACTACCTCCGCTCCGTCGCGCCGGACCTCAAGATCGTCAAGGGCCGctacgacgtcgaggccaccTCCCTGCCGCTCACGCAGGTCGTCACCCACGGCGGCATCCGCATCGGCTTCCTCGAGGGCTTCACCCTCGTCTCCAGCGAGCCCgacctgctcctcgccgaggccaaccgcctcgacgtcgacgtcctcTGCTGGGGCGGCACCCACCGCTTCGACGCCTTCGAGTACATGGACAAGTTCTTCGTCAACCCCGGCAGCGCCACCGGCGCCTTTGTCAACGGCTGGGCCGcccaggacggcgaggatcCCACCCCGAGCTTCTGCCTGATGGATGTACGTTTTGCGCCtggtgccgcgccgcgccgcaccgctgcCCCCTTATATATTAtcccgcgcccgcgatggggacgggacggggcaGAAGGAGACAAAGGGAGAGAACCAGCTGACGCCGTGCCCCAGGTCCAAGGAATATCACTTACACTCTACGTGTACCAGCTGCGCACAGACGACAAGGGCAACGAGAACGTGGCGGTAGAGAAGGTTACCTACACGAAGCCGGTTGAGCCGACGCCCGGCCCTTCTTCATCATGA
- a CDS encoding uncharacterized protein (COG:S~EggNog:ENOG503P1XB), whose protein sequence is MARLNEPPVSSDSIETLRKKFLRQNRDLAKSNNIRALRIRELENECACMLSENLELRGRILELEKQVEDNDSRRIADHALAIKNKLESQLTEWGTLLAGLGLEPPMKKHSPRVRKSVRPRMSFSASRPSPSQRRLREVARDIEELGHIAEAKSYPRKSMNHEQILALQSEAEEADTTDSPELGPPPRSQFIDRDPVKVDSPSRAIPARAPEAGAKDNAESAQPKLIQSPKVNEAHRPCVASPEKKIEPTIPPQLRSLASETTASVPIKAGSKRKFTAQEDAENMPLQRVSDENRPFRTGPEKQSIRDKAGGGKTLKELANIRKEARERLAVDNTTRKPLSAKNTNDDISSPKKSKKSTDEVAEAKADLAKPKVSRERSKAKTKSAALAKVEPVKIEAISIPELPPPATVELSVPVAEPALLSPNSPEPAPDASGHRGDTPPPLDILSKGEMLRPSRRNRTAVSYAEPNLRDKMRRPTKELFDAVAGEGKYARRSSQAEPLDKLKRESDVNGSGAKLLSVNTQPAEADAGRTPESPLANKTSPPQELPASVATERRRRPSSATVKAIEVPEEAGAGPPDKPREADTSADTSGSGDTDIYEFTSSSPQVEKEDDTVEAKRSNRRQTTSARRASSATDGEKTRASSRRRSMMV, encoded by the exons ATGGCTAGACTTAACGAACCCCCCGTGTCTTCGGACAGCATCGAGACGC TTCGCAAGAAGTTCCTCCGCCAAAATAGAGACCTTGCCAAGTCGAACAACATCCGCGCGCTGCGCATCCGCGAGCTCGAAAACGAATGTGCATGCATGCTCTCCGAGAACCTCGAGCTCCGTGGACGGATCCTTGAGCTCGAAAAGCAAGTCGAAGACAATGACTCCCGCCGGATAGCCGACCACGCGTTGGCAATCAAGAATAAGCTAGAGTCGCAGCTCACAGAATGGGGAACTCTCTTGGcaggcctcggcctcgagccgccTATGAAGAAGCACTCGCCGCGCGTGAGGAAGTCGGTCAGACCCCGCATGAGCTTTAGTGCGAGTCGGCCCAGTCCATCGCAAAGAAGACTCCGTGAAGTCGCCCGGGATATAGAGGAGCTGGGACACATTGCAGAAGCCAAGTCCTACCCCCGCAAGTCCATGAA CCATGAACAAATCCTCGCCCTTCAGTCAGAGGCCGAAGAAGCCGACACGACAGACTCCCCCGAActtgggccgccgccgaggtctcAATTCATTGATCGAGACCCCGTCAAGGTCGACTCTCCTAGTCGCGCTATTCCAGCAAGAGCGCCAGAGGCCGGCGCTAAGGACAATGCTGAATCTGCACAACCGAAATTGATTCAATCACCAAAGGTAAACGAGGCCCACCGTCCATGCGTGGCTTCACCAGAGAAGAAAATTGAGCCCACCATTCCGCCGCAACTCCGGTCACTGGCCAGTGAAACCACCGCGTCCGTACCCATTAAGGCTGGATCGAAGCGCAAGTTCACCGCACAAGAAGATGCCGAAAACATGCCACTCCAGCGGGTCAGCGACGAAAACCGCCCTTTCCGAACTGGGCCGGAGAAGCAGTCCATTCGAGACAAGGCTGGAGGTGGCAAGACGCTAAAAGAGCTCGCCAACATCAGAAAGGAAGCTCGTGAGAGGCTTGCTGTCGACAATACCACACGTAAACCGCTGTCAGCGAAGAACACCAATGACGACATCAGTTCGCCGAAGAAGTCGAAAAAGTCAACCGATGAGGTCGCGGAAGCCAAAGCAGACCTAGCCAAGCCCAAGGTGTCGAGAGAACGCTCCAAGGCGAAGACAAAGAgtgccgccctggccaaggtGGAGCCGGTCAAGATTGAGGCCATATCTATACCAGAATTGCCACCCCCAGCTACTGTCGAATTGAGCGTACCGGTTGCGGAACCCGCGCTCCTGTCTCCAAATTCTCCCGAGCCAGCACCTGATGCCAGTGGCCACAGGGGTGACACGCCTCCCCCACTGGATATTTTGTCCAAGGGAGAGATGTTGCGACCGAGCAGACGAAATAGGACGGCAGTCAGCTATGCCGAGCCGAACCTGAGGGATAagatgcggcggccgacCAAGGAACTGTTCGACGCAGTTGCTGGAGAAGGCAAATATGCGCGACGGAGCAGCCAAGCTGAGCCCTTGGACAAGCTGAAGCGCGAGTCGGATGTCAACGGGTCTGGTGCCAAGCTGCTGAGCGTGAACACCCAACCCGCCGAAGCTGATGCTGGCAGGACGCCAGAAAGCCCTCTGGCCAACAAGACCTCGCCCCCTCAGGAGCTGCCGGCCTCTGTCGCCACggagaggcggcgtcggccgtcaTCAGCAACAGTCAAGGCGATCGAAGTGCCCGAAgaggctggcgctggcccaCCGGACAAGCCACGAGAAGCGGACACCAGCGCAGACACGAGCGGCTCCGGCGACACCGACATCTATGAGTTTACGAGTTCGTCGCCTCAAgtggagaaggaggacgaCACTGTAGAGGCGAAACGATCCAATCGGCGGCAAACGACGTCTGCGCGCcgtgcgtcgtcggccaccgACGGCGAAAAGACTCGAGCCTCTTCAAGGCGAAGAAGCATGATGGTATAA
- a CDS encoding uncharacterized protein (COG:S~EggNog:ENOG503P1XB): MLSENLELRGRILELEKQVEDNDSRRIADHALAIKNKLESQLTEWGTLLAGLGLEPPMKKHSPRVRKSVRPRMSFSASRPSPSQRRLREVARDIEELGHIAEAKSYPRKSMNHEQILALQSEAEEADTTDSPELGPPPRSQFIDRDPVKVDSPSRAIPARAPEAGAKDNAESAQPKLIQSPKVNEAHRPCVASPEKKIEPTIPPQLRSLASETTASVPIKAGSKRKFTAQEDAENMPLQRVSDENRPFRTGPEKQSIRDKAGGGKTLKELANIRKEARERLAVDNTTRKPLSAKNTNDDISSPKKSKKSTDEVAEAKADLAKPKVSRERSKAKTKSAALAKVEPVKIEAISIPELPPPATVELSVPVAEPALLSPNSPEPAPDASGHRGDTPPPLDILSKGEMLRPSRRNRTAVSYAEPNLRDKMRRPTKELFDAVAGEGKYARRSSQAEPLDKLKRESDVNGSGAKLLSVNTQPAEADAGRTPESPLANKTSPPQELPASVATERRRRPSSATVKAIEVPEEAGAGPPDKPREADTSADTSGSGDTDIYEFTSSSPQVEKEDDTVEAKRSNRRQTTSARRASSATDGEKTRASSRRRSMMV, translated from the exons ATGCTCTCCGAGAACCTCGAGCTCCGTGGACGGATCCTTGAGCTCGAAAAGCAAGTCGAAGACAATGACTCCCGCCGGATAGCCGACCACGCGTTGGCAATCAAGAATAAGCTAGAGTCGCAGCTCACAGAATGGGGAACTCTCTTGGcaggcctcggcctcgagccgccTATGAAGAAGCACTCGCCGCGCGTGAGGAAGTCGGTCAGACCCCGCATGAGCTTTAGTGCGAGTCGGCCCAGTCCATCGCAAAGAAGACTCCGTGAAGTCGCCCGGGATATAGAGGAGCTGGGACACATTGCAGAAGCCAAGTCCTACCCCCGCAAGTCCATGAA CCATGAACAAATCCTCGCCCTTCAGTCAGAGGCCGAAGAAGCCGACACGACAGACTCCCCCGAActtgggccgccgccgaggtctcAATTCATTGATCGAGACCCCGTCAAGGTCGACTCTCCTAGTCGCGCTATTCCAGCAAGAGCGCCAGAGGCCGGCGCTAAGGACAATGCTGAATCTGCACAACCGAAATTGATTCAATCACCAAAGGTAAACGAGGCCCACCGTCCATGCGTGGCTTCACCAGAGAAGAAAATTGAGCCCACCATTCCGCCGCAACTCCGGTCACTGGCCAGTGAAACCACCGCGTCCGTACCCATTAAGGCTGGATCGAAGCGCAAGTTCACCGCACAAGAAGATGCCGAAAACATGCCACTCCAGCGGGTCAGCGACGAAAACCGCCCTTTCCGAACTGGGCCGGAGAAGCAGTCCATTCGAGACAAGGCTGGAGGTGGCAAGACGCTAAAAGAGCTCGCCAACATCAGAAAGGAAGCTCGTGAGAGGCTTGCTGTCGACAATACCACACGTAAACCGCTGTCAGCGAAGAACACCAATGACGACATCAGTTCGCCGAAGAAGTCGAAAAAGTCAACCGATGAGGTCGCGGAAGCCAAAGCAGACCTAGCCAAGCCCAAGGTGTCGAGAGAACGCTCCAAGGCGAAGACAAAGAgtgccgccctggccaaggtGGAGCCGGTCAAGATTGAGGCCATATCTATACCAGAATTGCCACCCCCAGCTACTGTCGAATTGAGCGTACCGGTTGCGGAACCCGCGCTCCTGTCTCCAAATTCTCCCGAGCCAGCACCTGATGCCAGTGGCCACAGGGGTGACACGCCTCCCCCACTGGATATTTTGTCCAAGGGAGAGATGTTGCGACCGAGCAGACGAAATAGGACGGCAGTCAGCTATGCCGAGCCGAACCTGAGGGATAagatgcggcggccgacCAAGGAACTGTTCGACGCAGTTGCTGGAGAAGGCAAATATGCGCGACGGAGCAGCCAAGCTGAGCCCTTGGACAAGCTGAAGCGCGAGTCGGATGTCAACGGGTCTGGTGCCAAGCTGCTGAGCGTGAACACCCAACCCGCCGAAGCTGATGCTGGCAGGACGCCAGAAAGCCCTCTGGCCAACAAGACCTCGCCCCCTCAGGAGCTGCCGGCCTCTGTCGCCACggagaggcggcgtcggccgtcaTCAGCAACAGTCAAGGCGATCGAAGTGCCCGAAgaggctggcgctggcccaCCGGACAAGCCACGAGAAGCGGACACCAGCGCAGACACGAGCGGCTCCGGCGACACCGACATCTATGAGTTTACGAGTTCGTCGCCTCAAgtggagaaggaggacgaCACTGTAGAGGCGAAACGATCCAATCGGCGGCAAACGACGTCTGCGCGCcgtgcgtcgtcggccaccgACGGCGAAAAGACTCGAGCCTCTTCAAGGCGAAGAAGCATGATGGTATAA
- the DAD2 gene encoding DASH complex subunit dad2 (COG:S~EggNog:ENOG503P5RS) — MSYPTRSLSTHMRGPSASASTASQSPALVARIEEKRAELEHLKELRDLSAAVATQMEALERKVSTLSNGTEAIATVMGNWHNVLRAINMASSKLAKPSSDAEREPTDDLPQTLVRIPTEHAPTLQAQAEAAEAAATEEESAPGT; from the exons ATGTCGTACCCAACGCGATCTCTATCGACGCACATGCGCGGCccgagcgcgtcggcgtcgaccgcATCTCagtcgccggcgctggtggctcgcatcgaggagaagagggccgagctggagcatCTCAAGGAGCTCCGGGACCTgagcgcggcggtggcgacgcaGATGGAGGCGCTAGAGCGAAAGGTTTCGACACTGTCGAACGGGACAGAGG CTATTGCGACTGTCATGGGCAACTGGCATAACGTGCTGCGCGCCATTAACATGGCCTCAT CAAAACTTGCGAAGCCATCTAGCGATGCCGAGCGTGAACCAACGGACGATCTGCCCCAGACGCTGGTCCGTATCCCGACGGAGCATGCGCCGACGCTTCAAGCCCAAGCCGAGGCGGCAGAGGCTGCggcgaccgaggaggagtcggcgccgggcacATGA
- a CDS encoding uncharacterized protein (EggNog:ENOG503P5K4) — MDMAPVAGLGLGVAQAMPLAGTFDILEDEALISLGSPSPSPPPSSPPLLPQQLHNSSARDVLEELSVKHRQNSLSAPAAVQQPSKPTNTLESDSPSPETRPQSKPAWRVASRNRRPPIESETFEPLDAVIEESSTLLQEVEAPETPRSVPAQELSHEPLVQDFAQQRPHPLDSLDSDPDIRDQVEKHLAATPLKADAYVVLGEMEGSEQGVVVSVTEPPPYPGGPLKVPEVVTAVKQALSPSPSIISDLSSSIGDRSSRTGSFSLPRIEDSLEELDKLEEELEAVNEAALSRPVAVPQDAIGPTKASPKTPSIRGTPTAPGRPSMAVQSATVRVKRTSNARPSLRRTASLTLHEKKADGPEPAVEQKAAGPLTARAKPGTARTGAATAKTPVKSTKPPTVPKFELPGEAVARRLKEQREAREAKQVEAQKAPPAPTRTRINRPLAKPTFELPGEAISRRKREEREAKLKAEAEEERKKREFKARPVRHSIGPATLPRATLASLARQTKTLQNEAEEKKAEAGKLKRMSMGSVRAGTAASASPQSPQTRGRHSTAAVLENTSRATSASTGRSKRSTLSAEELEQQRLRGKKILERDSTLAKDKERERREREAQAKTAREQAAERSRIASREWAEKKRRREAAAKAKEA; from the exons ATGGACATGGCTCCTGTCGCTGGGCTCGGGCTTGGGGTTGCACAGGCGATGCCCCTGGCCGGCACTTTCGacatcctcgaggacgaggccctcaTCTCCTTGGGCTCcccttcgccctcgccgccaccatcatcaccaccactactaccacAACAGCTACACAACTCATCCGCCAGGgacgtgctcgaggagctctcGGTTAAGCACAGACAAAATAGCCTTTCGGCCCCTGCCGCGGTCCAACAGCCGTCCAAGCCGACGAACACGCTTGAGTCTGACTCTCCGTCTCCCGAGACCAGGCCTCAGAGCAAGCCCGCCTGGCGGGTGGCATCTCGCAACCGTCGCCCTCCAATCGAGTCGGAGACGTTTGAGCCGCTTGATGCGGTGATTGAAGAGTCAAGCACGCTTCTTCAGGAAGTCGAAGCACCTGAGACGCCTCGGTCTGTGCCCGCCCAGGAGCTCTCACACGAGCCTCTTGTCCAAG ATTTTGCACAGCAAAGGCCTCATCCACTGGATTCACTAGACTCTGACCCCGACATCCGGGACCAGGTCGAGAAGCACCTTGCAG CCACGCCACTCAAGGCAGATGCATACGTTGTCCTAGGCGAAATGGAAGGTTCCGAACAAGGAGTGGTGGTGAGCGTCACTGAGCCACCTCCATACCCCGGTGGCCCGCTCAAAGTGCCCGAGGTTGTGACTGCGGTGAAGCAAGcgctgtcgccgtctccCTCCATCATCAGCGACCTCAGTAGCAGCATCGGCGACAGGTCATCCAGGACGGGGTCATTCTCGCTACCGCGCATTGAAGACTCactggaggagctggatAAGCTGGAAGAGGAACTCGAGGCCGTCAATGAGGCTGCCCTCTCACGTCCAGTTGCGGTGCCGCAGGATGCCATCGGGCCCACCAAGGCGTCTCCCAAGACTCCATCTATACGCGGAACCCCAACGGCGCCTGGGCGTCCGTCGATGGCTGTGCAGTCGGCCACAGTCCGGGTCAAGCGAACCAGCAACGCGAGACCCTCTCTTCGGCGGACGGCGTCCCTCACTCTGCACGAGAAGAAAGCAGACGGCCCAGAGCCCGCAGTGGAGCAAAAGGCGGCAGGCCCATTGACGGCCCGAGCCAAGCCGGGCACCGCACGTACAGGTGCAGCtacggccaagacgccggTCAAGTCCACTAAGCCGCCTACCGTGCCCAAGTTTGAGCTcccgggcgaggcggtcgcgAGACGTCTGAAGGAGCAacgcgaggcgcgcgaggccaagcaggtcgaggcgcaAAAGGCTCCCCCCGCCCCAACGAGGACCAGGATTAACAGACCACTGGCCAAGCCAACGTTTGAGCTCCCGGGCGAGGCCATCTCGCGTCGCAAGAGGGAAGAGCGTGAGGCGAAGCTCAAGGCGGAAGCTGAAGAGGAACGAAAGAAGCGCGAATTCAAGGCACGCCCAGTGCGCCACAGCATCGGCcccgcgacgctgccgcggGCGACACTGGCGAGTCTTGCTCGGCAGACCAAGACATTGCAGAACGAGGCTGAGGAGAAGAAAGCCGAGGCGGGAAAGCTCAAGCGCATGTCCATGGGTTCGGTGCGTGCTGGAACAGCCGCGTCTGCGAGCCCGCAGTCGCCGCAGACACGCGGAAGACACTCAacggccgccgtgctggaAAACACGAGCCGTGCGACGTCGGCTTCCACGGGTAGGAGCAAGCGGAGCACGTTGTCGGCCGAAGAACTAGAGCAGCAGAGGCTCCGGGGCAAGAAGATCCTGGAGAGGGACAGCACGCtcgccaaggacaaggagcgggagcggcgcgagagagaggcacAGGCGAAGACTGCGCGGGAGCAGGCTGCTGAACGCTCTAGAATTGCGAGTCGGGAGTGggccgagaagaagcggcGTAGGGAAGCGGCTgcaaaggccaaggaggcctga
- a CDS encoding uncharacterized protein (COG:S~EggNog:ENOG503P22P~TransMembrane:1 (o183-205i)) has translation FLTRVNSPDDVAMSNVTGGTVPPAVTPSTPAVSTPSTPSQPPTTPPAASSSSSSPPPPPSTSSTPTPTTPSTSSTPPPATSSPPPPPTSSTPPPATSSRPTPSSTPVTTSSSSTPPAPTTSAPTTVVTETPTTLSTAVTTVVRTSTTLPSSSSPAATTSSTSTPTPNDPAGSGSGGLSQGSKVAIGVVVPIAAIAILAILGLFWWKKRRARQEAEEERRKEVEDYAYNPNADPTIPAVSMAAADNSYEMREDGGSGYRGWGSTTAAGSTGRKASTTMSGGMAGGAYSDMTSPTRVANSEARSGEALLDGSSSPDGEILGAMGPAAANNRGDVRRGPSNASSSYSAGGRSEGSEGGVYGNGGGAYYDQYAQNPYSDQRPQELPGQAVIRDNPARRNTRIENPAHYPQQSAGIAQNF, from the coding sequence ATTCCTCACTCGTGTGAACTCGCcagacgacgtcgccatGTCGAACGTGACTGGTGGTACGGTCCCTCCGGCCGTCACGCCCAGCACTCCTGCtgtgtcgacgccgagcacgccTTCGCAACCGCCCACGACtccaccggcggcgagcagcagcagcagctctcccccgccgccgccatcgacctcgtccaCACCCACACCGACGACTccatcgacctcgtcgactccccccccggccacctcctcgccgccgcctcctcccacatcgtcgacgccaccacccgcgACTTCGTCGAGGCCCACACCCTCGTCCACCCCTGTCACCACGTCTAGCAGTTCCAcaccgccggcaccgacgacatCTGCCCCGACAACTGTGGTGACAGAGACGCCGACCACCCTCTCTACGGCCGTTACCACTGTCGTCCGCACTTCCACGACACtcccgtcttcgtcgtcgccagctgcGACTACCAgctcgacatcgacgcctACGCCCAATGACCCagctggcagcggcagcggaggcCTGAGCCAGGGGTCCAAGGTGGCCATAGGCGTTGTTGTGCCTATTGCTGCCATTGCAATTCTGGCCATTCTTGGATTGTTTTGGTGGAAGAAGCGGAGAGCTCGccaggaggccgaggaggagcgccgcaAGGAGGTCGAAGACTATGCCTACAACCCTAATGCCGACCCCACAATTCCCGCTGTCAGCATGGCTGCCGCCGATAACTCGTACGAGatgcgcgaggacggcggaTCGGGCTATCGTGGATGGGGGTCGACCACTGCGGCCGGCTCTACCGGGCGCAAGGCGTCTACAACCATGTCTGgtggcatggcgggcggcgcgtaCTCAGATATGACGTCTCCGACCCGCGTCGCCAACTCGGAGGCCAGGTCCGGCGAGGCTCTCCTTgacggctcgtcgtcccctGATGGAGAGATTCTGGGAGCTATgggcccggccgcggccaacAACCGCGGAGACGTCCGCCGAGGTCCCTCCAACGCATCGTCCTCCTATAGTGCAGGTGGACGGTCGGAGGGGTCCGAGGGCGGTGTgtacggcaacggcggcggcgcctatTACGACCAGTATGCGCAGAACCCGTACAGCGACCAGCGGCCTCAGGAGCTTCCCGGCCAGGCGGTGATTAGGGACAACCCGGCGCGGCGTAACACGCGCATCGAGAACCCAGCGCACTATCCTCAGCAAAGCGCTGGCATCGCCCAGAATTTCTAA
- a CDS encoding uncharacterized protein (TransMembrane:1 (o20-42i)), producing the protein QRQPSVTSLFRPPTYSTASPVAPSSAAVCLSFSFTTPLTLLGHPRSSRFAKRSSAGHSSQSATAKIHRSDVETLPQQRSFFS; encoded by the coding sequence CCAACGGCAACCCTCCGTTACCTCATTGTTTAGGCCCCCGACATATTCGACGGCTTCTCCTGTGGCCCCTTCATCTGCcgccgtctgtctgtccttCTCTTTCACCACACCTTTGACGCTCCTTGGGCACCCCCGGTCGAGCCGATTTGCGaagcgctcctcggccggccaTTCAAGTCAGTCTGCGACAGCCAAAATCCATCGATCCGACGTCGAGacgctgccgcagcagcgctcCTTTTTCAGCTG